Proteins encoded together in one Juglans regia cultivar Chandler chromosome 9, Walnut 2.0, whole genome shotgun sequence window:
- the LOC108986577 gene encoding 4-coumarate--CoA ligase-like 9: MADEATFSGYPIDPSNGFCHKTKIFHSLRPRVPLPTPDQPLSIAQYCFSLLQSSPSAIGSTTVLIDSSTGRRLSYSEFLDQIHSLAVALRTLTSLSKGHVAFILAPSSLQVPVLYFALLTLGVTISPANPLSSDSEIAHQVRLCKPVIAFAASSTSDKLPALPLGTILIDSPKFLSMISGSRTDTDQLERVQVSQSDSAAILYSSGTTGLVKGVMLTHGNLIALIAGFFHLQRESVQNQNKPQPQPVSMFTLPLFHVFGFFMLVRAVAMAETLVLMGRFDFESMLRAVEKYRVTYMPVSPPLVVALAKSDLVNKYDLSSLQLLGSGGAPLGKEVAEHFAAKFPNVTIVQGYGLTESGGGAAGMTWEESQHHGSVGRLAQNMEAKIVDPVTGEALPPGQKGELWLRGPTIMKGYVGDDNATAETLDSEGWLKTGDLCCFDSDGFLYIVDRLKELIKYKGYQVPPAELEHLLLSHPEIVDAAVIPYPDEEAGQIPMAYVVRKPGSNIGEAQVIGFIAKQVAPYKKIRRVSFINSIPKSPAGKILRRELVTHALSLGSSRL; this comes from the exons ATGGCGGACGAAGCAACATTTTCCGGCTATCCGATCGACCCCAGCAACGGGTTCTGCCACAAAACCAAGATTTTCCATAGCTTACGGCCACGGGTTCCACTCCCGACTCCCGACCAACCCCTCTCCATCGCCCAATACTGCTTCTCTCTCCTCCAATCCTCTCCGTCTGCCATCGGTTCCACCACCGTCCTCATCGACTCCTCCACCGGCCGGCGCTTGTCTTACTCCGAATTCCTCGACCAAATTCACTCCCTTGCGGTCGCTCTCAGAACCTTAACCTCTCTCTCTAAAGGTCACGTTGCCTTCATTCTCGCGCCTTCCTCGCTCCAAGTTCCGGTTCTCTATTTCGCTCTCTTGACCTTGGGGGTCACTATCTCCCCAGCTAACCCGCTCAGTTCCGACTCGGAAATCGCACACCAGGTCCGTCTATGTAAACCGGTCATCGCCTTCGCCGCCTCCTCTACCTCTGACAAGCTTCCGGCTCTTCCTCTTGGTACTATACTCATCGACTCGCCCAAATTTCTCTCAATGATTAGCGGAAGTCGGACTGACACTGACCAACTCGAGCGAGTTCAAGTGAGTCAGTCAGACTCGGCGGCGATTCTGTACTCCTCGGGAACCACAGGACTAGTGAAGGGCGTCATGCTTACTCACGGCAACTTGATCGCCCTAATAGCCGGGTTCTTCCATCTCCAGCGCGAGTCCGTTCAGAATCAAAATAAGCCACAGCCACAACCAGTGTCGATGTTCACACTGCCTCTGTTCCACGTGTTCGGGTTTTTCATGCTCGTGAGGGCGGTGGCAATGGCGGAGACTCTGGTGCTGATGGGGAGGTTCGATTTCGAGAGCATGTTGAGGGCCGTGGAGAAGTACCGGGTCACCTACATGCCGGTTTCGCCACCGCTCGTGGTGGCGCTAGCCAAGTCCGACCTCGTCAACAAATACGATCTGAGCTCTCTCCAGTTGCTCGGAAGCGGTGGCGCGCCGCTCGGAAAGGAGGTCGCCGAGCACTTCGCGGCTAAGTTTCCAAACGTGACGATTGTGCAG GGATATGGTTTGACTGAGAGTGGAGGAGGGGCAGCAGGAATGACGTGGGAGGAATCACAACATCATGGTTCTGTTGGTCGCTTAGCTCAAAATATGGAAGCCAAAATAGTTGATCCTGTAACTGGAGAGGCCTTACCGCCTGGCCAGAAAGGAGAGCTGTGGTTGCGAGGGCCAACTATCATGAAAG GTTATGTTGGGGACGACAATGCAACTGCTGAAACTTTGGATTCGGAAGGGTGGTTGAAGACGGGTGATCTCTGTTGTTTCGATTCTGATGGATTTCTCTATATCGTAGACAGGTTAAAGGAACTGATAAAATACAAAGGGTATCAG GTCCCGCCAGCTGAGTTGGAACATTTACTCCTATCACAccctgaaattgttgatgctgCTGTGATTCC GTATCCTGACGAAGAAGCAGGGCAGATTCCCATGGCATATGTGGTAAGAAAGCCCGGAAGCAATATTGGGGAGGCTCAAGTTATAGGTTTCATTGCAAAACAG GTCGCACCATACAAGAAGATCCGCCGTGTCTCTTTTATCAACTCTATTCCAAAATCTCCAGCGGGGAAAATTTTGAGGAGGGAGCTGGTCACTCATGCTCTCTCTCTTGGTTCCTCTAGACTATGA